One genomic segment of Bombyx mori chromosome W, ASM3026992v2 includes these proteins:
- the LOC134201727 gene encoding uncharacterized protein LOC134201727, whose translation MKEDIKNIIFNSLTEKFSSLELKNELLEQKIEEQNRKMNNLERQSRRKNLVMFGVEERENSYHELEEMIISIINTNFKVSCETNSIEAVRRLGKKGEKTRPVVITFNTLGLKLKIQKDKYCLQKTAYYIKEDYPIEILKKRKELQAQLEREKEAGNRAIIRYDKLIILNKKHSPRNQPNKRYLSESPETPMTASQETQHVEKQPLKKTKARNMKSYITQTPKLVFAQKEAPQNQTKTSKDNAK comes from the coding sequence ATGAAGGAAGAcatcaaaaacataatatttaacaGCCTTACCGAGAAGTTTAGCAGCTTAGAACTAAAAAACGAGCTTTTAGAACAAAAAATTGAAGAACAAAATAGAAAGATGAACAACTTAGAAAGACAGTCTAGACGCAAAAACTTGGTCATGTTTGGTGTAGAAGAGCGCGAAAACTCATACCACGAACTTGAAGAAATGATAATCagcataataaatacaaattttaaagtatCCTGCGAAACTAACAGCATTGAAGCAGTACGTAGGTTGGGAAAAAAGGGAGAGAAGACCAGACCAGTAGTAATAACGTTCAACACATTaggattaaaactaaaaattcagaaagacaaatattgtttacaaaaaaccGCATACTACATAAAAGAAGACTATCCAATTGAAATCTTAAAAAAGCGCAAAGAGTTGCAAGCCCAGTTAGAGAGAGAAAAAGAAGCAGGAAATAGAGCAATTATAAGATATGACAAACTTATCATACTGAATAAAAAACATTCTCCCCGCAATCAACCAAACAAGAGATACCTTTCCGAATCCCCGGAGACACCTATGACTGCTAGCCAAGAAACTCAACACGTTGAAAAACAACCTTTGAAGAAAACCAAAGCGAGGAACATGAAAAGCTACATAACACAGACGCCCAAACTAGTATTCGCCCAGAAAGAAGCACCTCAAAACCAAACAAAGACTTCCAAGGATAATGCAAAATAG